In one Chiloscyllium punctatum isolate Juve2018m chromosome 17, sChiPun1.3, whole genome shotgun sequence genomic region, the following are encoded:
- the sirt4 gene encoding NAD-dependent protein lipoamidase sirtuin-4, mitochondrial has translation MQLMSVFAVAEKCLFLKWICRNYSSVTASNLAFVPSSTPLDSIELKELQEFVHQSKKLFVLTGAGVSTESGIPDYRSEGVGLYARTARRPIQHSEFIRSVKGRQRYWARNYVGWPQFSSHQPNVAHNVFSQWEKLGKVCWLVTQNVDALHAKAGSQHMTELHGCSHRVICLGCGAVTPRGHLQEKFRALNPGWTGEAHGIAPDGDVFLTDDQVKHFIVPSCESCGGILKPDVTFFGDTVNKEKVNFVYERVAESDAVLVAGSSLQVYSGYRFIIAAYEMKIPIALLNIGVTRADALASLKINARCGEVGCIVPVEVVSFLIRM, from the exons ATGCAGCTGATGTCTGTATTCGCAGTTGCTGAGAAATGCCTGTTTCTGAAATGGATCTGCAGGAACTACAGTTCAGTCACTGCTTCCAATTTAGCATTTGTTCCTTCAAGCACACCTTTGGATTCAATCGAGTTGAAGGAACTTCAGGAGTTTGTACATCAGTCCAAGAAGCTGTTTGTGCTGACTGGAGCAGGAGTATCAACAGAGTCTGGTATTCCAGATTATCGTTCAGAAGGTGTAGGTCTCTATGCAAGGACAGCAAGGCGCCCCATTCAGCACTCTGAATTTATTCGCAGTGTTAAGGGCAGGCAGAGATACTGGGCACGGAATTATGTCGGTTGGCCACAATTTAGTTCTCATCAGCCAAATGTGGCACATAATGTTTTCAGTCAATGGGAGAAACTGGGGAAGGTTTGCTGGCTGGTGACTCAAAATGTTGATGCTTTACATGCAAAGGCAGGAAGCCAACACATGACTGAGCTTCACGGCTGTTCTCACAGGGTGATCTGTCTTGGGTGTGGAGCTGTAACACCTAGGGGTCATCTTCAAGAAAAATTCAGAGCTCTGAATCCTGGCTGGACTGGAGAAGCACATGGAATAGCTCCAGATGGAGATGTTTTCCTCACTGACGATCAAGTTAAACATTTTATCGTTCCTTCATGTGAGAGTTGTGGTGGTATCCTGAAACCTGATGTCACCTTTTTTGGAGACACCGTGAATAAGGAGAAAGTGAATTTTGTTTATGAGCGGGTGGCTGAATCAGATGCTGTTTTGGTGGCTGGTTCTTCTCTACAG GTATATTCTGGATATAGGTTCATCATTGCGGCATATGAGATGAAGATACCAATCGCATTACTAAATATTGGGGTTACTAGAGCAGATGCACTGGCCAGTCTGAAAATCAATGCTCGATGTGGAGAG gttggatgtattgtcccagtcgaagtggtgtccttcctcatccgtatgtga